The genomic segment CTCATGAAGATGCTCGGATGAAAAGTCCACTCATTGCTCACTAATTGTGCCTCTGTATTATTGTGCCGTATATTCGGCAGCCGTCTTTCAAGATAATGAGGAGGCCGACAtctctgaaaagaaaagagctatGTTGTTGCGACGCAGCAACATTGTTAATCCTGAAGTATCATTGGTTCATTTGTCATCTCCAATTTAGCAGAGGTGGAGCAAGGGTATCAGAGGAGGCAAGTAATGAGGACCCACGGTAGCCAAGCGAGGTAACCGTGGTTACGTGTGGTGCATTAATGCATGTAATctgttactgtgtctgtgaCAAGACAAGGACGTGTAGTGTGCTAATTAAAGAAACCTttcactgctcctccctcagacACAGGTCATATCTCATTAATGATGGTCTCAATGCACGGGGAGTCATTCATTATCGGCCAtttggaggaaaagggagggagggagggaattCCTGTATGCACATActgcacagtacagtacatactgtagcaTGCAAAACTGACTGGTACTTTCTCAGTGAACCACAGAACGAAGAGCCACATCACAGCATCACCATATTAGAGATTGGGGCTGCacctaacgattattttcattatcgattattttgttgattaatcgattcgttttttggtccataaaatggtgaaaaatgtcgatcgtgtttcccaaacccccaagatgatgttttgctttgtccacacaccagatATCCagaagatatttagttttactgtcatagaggagcaaagaaaccagaaaatattcacatttgaggcTAAAATCATTtagttttgacctttttttcataaaaactacttgaaccgattaataaattatcaaaatagttgccgataAATTTAGTAGCCGATTactcgattaactgttgcagctgtattTGAGATTAATGTCTCGACATTTAGTCATTTTATAACTTATATcacaatgaaaaagaataaaaaaattatgcatataaattagaatattttttcaaaaacattaatttttatttttgaaatgtaggGATAtttacaagaagaaaaaaatcaatggcagGTTAATGTCATGTACATtactaaatacaaaaatatatcgttgagaaaaagaaaaaaaaaatcaacatcaaacCACAGTTCTGACAGACCAgccgaaaaaaagaaaaaaactgaaataaaaataaagagctgAGCTTACTCCCGAGATTAAAGGTCCAGGAAACGAAACCCATCCCACTTCAAGAAAAGGAGATCGGCACAGCCTCGCGGTCAGTGCTCGCACCTGGAAGTTCAGTGCACGTGCACATTCGTACAGCGACCACTGAATGGTACAGTGCACAGGCAAAAAGGCTTGTCTGCAGTTATCACAGCATTTTAGTGGCTTCAGTAATATTGCAAACGAAACCAGGGGTTTCTGGATCCGCATCTCGGTACACATTTGTACTAATATTTAAATATGGGACAAATgtaccagattttttttccaacctcaAAATGAGGAAAACCCTTCAAAACCCTGTTTGGCAGTGTCATGGAATCCttctaatttattttctgtgctAAAAACCTAATCAATTATTCCATAGCCTGACTCTCCTCCACTACATTTAACTGAAGTCTACACTCAAGATTCTTTAAATACTCTATTCTCTAACAAAATAAGGACAGGAAACATCTTCCTTGGTCAAGTTAACACCCATGGCCCCTACAGCCCCCAGCGACGGCGTCCTCGTCTGAATATCAAAAACCAGTGAGCAGTCCAAGACAAGTGCAAATCCTCCCTGAGACTGGTCCGTGTACGAACACGGACATCAGATTCAGCATGAAGCAATCCTACTAGGAGACTAAACGAGTCACACTGACCGGCCTAAAATTGTGTTTGGTGCCATTTGTGCAGCTCCAGTAGCACTATTTTCATACAacatttaagacaaaaaaataaacaacaacaacaaagggattcatcatcatcatcatcaaacagTCACTGTAAAGGCTCGTAGAGAATGCATGTAAACCCGACTGTTCAGAAATCAAGTGGATCACAAAAAGATGTTTAAGTGATCTCACCGTTATTATTGCTGAAATGATTATCGCTTTGATTTATCTGAATGATGAACGCCGTCCAGATTGCCGACCAGGAGCTGGTCTCAATCCACAGATATGAAGAGCTGTGAGATTTTCCCAGAAAACTGGAGATGGGTGGGGGAAGAGCTGAGTGAAATGATTCAGCATGTGGGTGCTCCAACATGCTTTCAGGGCCTCGGACTCCTGGTGGCGGACAGAGCGACGCGAGGTCATCACGTGTCTCGTTGGTGGCCTCGGCTCTGCAGGCTCTGGAAGTGGGCCTCCCTCAGGATGCGATTGATCTGCAGGTAGGACACCAGGCTCGTGGGGCCCGCCGGGTCTGAGGATTCACCAGAGCTGAGGGGACTGCAGGGGCCCACTGCACACCGACTGCTACAGCTCCCAGCTGCATATTCTGGactgctgatgatgctgctgctgctctcgctGTTGGATGACTGAAATGCAGACGTCAACATTAGCTGTATGCTTGCAAAACCTAGTCCATTGTTCAAACCCAGGGAGATGTGAATCTGTCAGCATCCAAAGCTTCTACAATTACCTGGAGAAGGAAGTAGcattaaatgttatatttcattttgggtGAAATCCAAAAGACTCAAAACCGACATTGCTTTTAAGAAAGGCAGTAAGGACAAACAAAAGTGTACCACcggcaaagaaagaaaaacatatgcACAGTAGAGTATTGCCTGACTTGTTTTCTGTCACCAAATGTGATCACTGCATACGGGTACATCAAAGTGCACATGATGCAGCACTATCATTCCCCCAAAACTGTCCAACGAAGGCGTTTCCCCCCCGCCGGTGAATTTAACCTCATGTTCACGCCTCTTTGCTTCTTTAAAGTGTCTCTACGAATTACTCTACGTAAACTGActccaaataaaaatattttgggaCGGAGATTTCAGAAGCGTACATGCAACATAACGTTTAACAAAAACtgcttgaaataaataaaaagatgataTGGGATGGTTTGACTAGCTTGTGATTTTAGAtccaccagcagcagacagCAGTTTGTACCTCAGAGTCCCAGGCATCCCGGCCCGGCtcgggggagagagggtgggCTCCGTTGGGCCGTTTGGCTCGGGGCACCAGGTGGCCACtctcctcatcaccaccactgCGCTGGCGTTTcctgtgcgcgcgcacacacacacaaaaaaacagagcatCTGACATTAGACAACATCTACGGACGCTTGGGATTCGGTACGTGAAAGCAAACACCCTCGTACATGTATCTATAAACCCAGTCGGCTGCAGTTgaggacaacacaaaacaaactggcTGACTGCTAGCATCATTAACATCCTCTTTAAATGGCGGCGGAGAGCGGCTGATCAAAGCCACCGTGACGTCACTCCACGCCGCTCTGTCTCGGGGAAAACGTTCGATCCGCCGGGTTGTCTCCCGCGGGCCTCGCTCACCTGTTTTCAGTCAACATATGATGACGCTGGGTCGGTCGGTGTCGCCCCGGGTTGCTGTGTTCGCGCCCGGTCGGACTGGAGGACGCGGCCGGTCGACGCTGTCGCCCTGCGTTTACGTGTCTCGTTTGCTGTCAGTCGTCGACGGCCTATCATCGGAGTTAGCTCAAACTAACCGTGCGTGGCTAGCTAATTACTCCGCAGCACGACGTGACGCTGTTAGTCATTTTTGATCAGCACTAGCAGAATTATCACATACAGCAAACAACTGCACAGCTGCTATTAAACAACCATAAAGGCCTCGGGCGTCAGCGAGTTAACGAGTCAGCTTCCAGGCGCTTTACCACTTGGTTGCCAATGCTAACATCGCCACTAGCTAGCTAACCTCCTCAGCAGATGCTCTCGATCCGTTTGTCGTTCTACAGATAACACATGGTGTAGTTTCTTTCACGCGAGTTTATAAATCTTAATATCAAAGCCCGAGTCAAAGTGCAGATTTGTTCTCTATGTAAAGTTAATAACTGATATTAGCCCgagacaacaaacacaaccgTCCGCTGCGGTTGTGtttacattcttcttcttcttcctcctttcaaTGACGAATTGCTACCGTGCTGCTCACCAGCGCCACCAACCGTCCGCATTGTGTTGTTCCTGTATCCCTGTTAGctgtttgtgatatttgaaGAGATGCTTTTTGAAACCAGACCTTAAGCAAACATATTTGCAAAGATTGTTTTCAGCTGCATGTGTTTAATCCCGTCACGTTCCAGTCCGATCTTTAATAACTGTTTGAACCGTTTACGAGCAGCACCTTAAGGCAACATGTACATCCACTGGTGCGGATGTTACAGCGCAGTAGCAGTGACGCTACTCGTTCATGTAACGTTTCATTGTTTTCTAAACAGAAAGAGTTTATTCATTTACGTTCTGCtatagaaatgtatttatagtCTAAATTGTTTATCTCACTTGGCCAAAAGATGTCGCTGTTTCCAACAGAATTGTATTATTAGCTTTCAAAATAATTATTGCAAATAACAGAATGTGTaattgcaattaaaaaaaaaaaagatatagagTAACATTGATCAGCAGCCAACCAACCTATGAAAGCATGATGGCTATTTTATAGCAATACACCGATAaatcaatttgaatttaaaaggagaaaaaaataataaatatatgttgttttgtatATAGCCTAGCTGTGTAaaattctgaaaacaaaaatcgaACTGAAGGGTTGACATCTTCACTGACCCGGAAGTCACAGCTCGTCCAGTCAGCCGAACGCTGCGCGAACGCCTCCGCCGATGAGTCGAgcgacggacggacggaggtgAGATTATCAGCGATCCTCAGCGGCAGCGGCACTGATCCTGCTCCCGTGGTCGTCAGTGCACGAGGGAAACACAATCGCAATGGGCAGCACCGACTCCAAACTGAACTTCAGGAAAGCGGTGATTCAGCTGACAACCAAAACCCAGGTAATCTGAATGAACCGTCGCACGGTGGTGGAATACAGGAGGAGACGAGCGCACCGGAGAGCATCACCcgaggagacgagagagcgATTGATGAGGCTGCACacgaccacaacaacaacacaagacgAGCATGTTGCATCTTCCTGCGTTTCAAATTCACATTTGTGTAGTTAACACAATCTAAACGTTTATAATGTCGAtgtaaaaatctgcatttaAGAGCGAATGCATCGTCATCAAAACAGTTGGATTAAAACGACGATCGGTTGTGCCATGGTTACCGTAAACCGTTTTGTATCTTCTTCCCCAGCCCGTTGCTGGCAAACATACATGTTTTAGTCCTGACGATGCATTAAACGATGGCGTAGCTGGATGGACGTCGGTGACGTAGGTCTGTGGATGTCCACGTTTTGCACACGGTGGCAGGTGCACTGTGCCTCGATCAGTGTGCCAGATAACAGAGCTCTGTGTTGACATTGCCATTGGGTAGGCCTCGGGTGAGCCGGGGAACACAAAAGACGGAGCAGGCCTGTTTGCATTATGACAGTAAAAGGGCCAAATGTATGTTGTAATGCACTGCAATGAAATAAGGAGAGTGAaattatacatgtttttttcttctcatataTTTAACTGTGTTCTGCAGCCAGTGGAAGCCACAGACGATGGCTTCTGGGACCAGTTCTGGGCAGACACCACCACCACGGTCCAGGATGTGTTTGCGCTGGTGCCAGCTGCAGAGATAAGAGCTGTCCGAGAGGAGTCCCCTTCCAATTTAGCAACCCTCTGCTACAAGGTAATGCCCACACAAAGCATCAGTTGACACCTGTATGCAAagcattttttgaatttgtgatgTTGATTTAGATTGCATGCAGAGATGCTTACATTAAATGGACTGATACTCTTCTGAGAGGAAGCATGGGTTTTGTTCGTTTAAGAGTCCGGCACTGGCGTCTGTCAGCGAGGCACTGCCTCGTGCTCTTAGATGTGGGAATACGTGAGTCACCGCCCCTTCCTTTCCCCTCAGCTTCCTGTCTCTTGCTCCCAGATTCCATTCGAAGCTGCcctcagaaacaaaacagacacaccGGCTACTTACAGCCTCATTAAACAAAGTGGAGGCGAGGAGAGCCCTTGAATCTGAGCGGATTCCGAGGGGTTTGTTTACCTATTTCAGACGCAGCTTGCTGTTGATTAAATTCAGACAATGAAACGTCAACGGTAAAAAGCTATGTTAAAGGCCCCCAAAAAACTAGAGCACATGTCCCCATCTCATAGGCAAACTATTATCAATATAATCAAAGTGGACATATTAAGTGTACTATATCAAGTATACACAGATATTTGATGAACAATTCACGAGGTGCTGCAGTTTGTTGGTAAAAAACCAAGACCTGTCAGCACTGTTGAGAGTTGTCTTTGTTCATATGTTGCATTTTTGTTGTCCGTGTTTCCTGACTGTTCAGGCCGTGGAGAAGCTGGTGCAGGGCGCAGAGTCCGGCTGCCCCACGGAGCGGGAGAAGCAGGTGATCCTGAACTGCACTCGCATCCTGACCCGCATCCTTCCCTACATCTTCGAGGACCAGGACTGGAGGGGATTCTTCTGGTCAACGGTGCCCGGTGCTGGACGGGCTGGGGTGAGTGGGCACAGCAAAGGGGCGCTTACTTTTTTACACACGTTGAAAGCTTATAAGCatcaaaacatgttgttttttgaaat from the Scophthalmus maximus strain ysfricsl-2021 chromosome 17, ASM2237912v1, whole genome shotgun sequence genome contains:
- the LOC118288506 gene encoding uncharacterized protein LOC118288506 isoform X1, translated to MLTENRKRQRSGGDEESGHLVPRAKRPNGAHPLSPEPGRDAWDSESSNSESSSSIISSPEYAAGSCSSRCAVGPCSPLSSGESSDPAGPTSLVSYLQINRILREAHFQSLQSRGHQRDT
- the LOC118288506 gene encoding uncharacterized protein LOC118288506 isoform X2, which codes for MKRQRSGGDEESGHLVPRAKRPNGAHPLSPEPGRDAWDSESSNSESSSSIISSPEYAAGSCSSRCAVGPCSPLSSGESSDPAGPTSLVSYLQINRILREAHFQSLQSRGHQRDT